The genomic interval gtctgctgctggtttgtaggcattcgagcaactcgctccaacatatcgtccactgaggcttccctaggcagaatggacaacagctgcttggtcttattattagcattctcaaaagctagggttcgaaaaaaggcttgtctggttgcagcatctaactcagtggctgcttcaactgcagctgctagtctatcaatgaaatggttatagtcctcactcaaaccttgcttaacagcggtatagctaggtgcttttggctctgtaggcaccatattaaaagctgttctggcagttgtcatggacgcatgatgccactcaaagggatgacgtatctgggcatccagcgagctgaaagccccttttcccagcagtatatctgcttgaacattgagtaaggggtcgcctagttgtcgtggctgctctaccaccttcctgcactcatcgcgccatgccctttcccacaacataaactgggatggtgttaaaatcagtctcgcaacagtctcacaatctgctgggcatagcacataggcggagaagatgtaattcagcaattgcttagtcggTTGTGAGTGCAAGCCgtgggaagatactgctgttttcaactgcataagcagtttccaatcaagagccgtgtgagtggctcctggctgtccatctgcagtccgtgctgccacaactgggaatgccgctgcaccttccagagcagcagctgcctcccaatcaccttgtaacaaggcgtcgcgaataacggcacgccaccgatgttgtggaccaacgggtgtaagctggagagtcttcccggtgatctctgtagcttgtggtgccgccaggggctgggcattgccagaaggcattattctaagtttctgtaagtcgtcggcaacattgtcaatagtgtcgtcggcatcggactgtgaggagtcgctagcgtccgagttaatcacaggcggcggttcccgggcttgagaggaaggaccggcttccgtggcggaagtccaactcgggcccgctgcagccgggggggcgGGTCGGAATGTAGCAAAAGGAGTTTGCGCCGGACGTGGCGAGATGGTAGCGGAagccgggagtggggaaaacggACCACTGTAGGGCGGTGGCGCTGGGAGCGGGGGGGGCAGACAGCTGCACCGGAACGGCAGGGATGGTAGGAATGCTTTGGGGAATTGGTGCCGCTGGcatcgggggtgctggtggttgcaCTGGAACGGCAGGAACATCGGGAACGTCTtgaggcagcgcagggtataacgaagggtcctgagccagcggcaccggctgcattgggacgtcctgctgaggcggcaccggctgcattgggacgtcctgctgaggcggcgctggctgctggggcgctgccggctgcgtaGGAGTGTgtgaagttggcggcaccggttgctgaagcgctgctggctgcgtcggagtgtgtgaagttggcggcaccggttgctgaagcgctgctggctgcgtcggaatgtttggagttggcggcaccggttgctgaagcgctgctggctgcgtcggagtgtgtgaagttggcggcaccggttgctggggcgctgctggctgcgtcggagtgtttgaagttggcagcaccggttgctgaggcgctgcggacagcatcggaacagtagatgcactggggagagtcatcaaaggcaccaccgtgcctggagaaattttcaggtcggaaaagagagagctagctggggtaaccattgcctctagtggtctctccccccgagtgtccaagccgtcagcaagccgtgctgctgctgtagctgcaagggtctgttccagtctgtatttcttcaagcaattgatgacatcacgccattgcttctgtacgcttttggctgttttgtcaccgtcaatagcctggtcaaaaatagtatcgccacagcagcgccattcagattcatcaaaaagagagtctgaagtttgaaagtgtcctcttactagtccatatgctactaaggaagtcaattttttctttgacatggaaactcctcgcttttccaaaaagttcaagaggagagaaattgctacttgtttatccaaaagtgcttgtgaggtcggttcgccagctccccaaagggagtcaccaatactttgaaaaaaccgcggaagaagggaggggcggctgggaggttccatggtaacggcaaggttccgtaagtgcgcggaagaagagaaaaaaaaagaaagaaggaaggaaggggggggggggggaggggtgtggGTGGTGCGTTCGCCTTCCGGCggcaactgccctggggggatctgactatgcacgatcactgcccccagaagtgcccatctatatggtcacacctgtcgtcacaccagctgccgttattaaaatttttgcccccatatttatgggtggcgactcttctttttttttttttttcttttttaataaacgcctatctatataggccgcccgtatcggcagacacctttcccttggttagtaacgggtttaacgagggggaaggaaaaaaagaaaaaaaggaaaaaaaggaaaaataggaagaaagaaaaaaaggaaaaggagaaaaaaggagacgtgtttccccagcagggggtatagtaacgtccgatctcttgcgtttccaccagctccttttatgtggaagcctctatgtccttcgtggccggaggaagggggggggggggggggggggaggggggaagcggcctggcggttttcttctcggcctagcggtgggggggaagcagcctggcggcggttgtcttctcggcctagcggtgggggggaagcggcctggcggcggttttcttctcggcctagcggtggggggggaagcggcctggcggcggtagtcttctcggcctagcggtgggggggaagcggcctggcggcggtcgtcttcgcggcctagcggtgggggggaagcggcctggcggcggtagtctccgcggcctagcggtggggggaagcggcctggctggCGGTAgtctccgcggcctagcggtgggggggaagcggcctggcgggcggtagtctccgcggcctagcggtggggggaagcggcctggctggCGGTAgtctccgcggcctagcggtgggggggaagcggcctggtcGGCGGTTCTTTCGCGGCCCGGCGGTAAGTGGCCCGGGGTGCGGGTCTTCCGTACCTGGAGTTGTCCggaggttcaatcggtgtgttcgggcgccatctgttggaggtcggagaccggtgcggcgagagatcggggcactgagagtcgactctgtggcttctgcgcagcagtgcaatttattagggcgatgcagcgacctttatagcccccaaagggggtgtagacaactgacttagttcaagattggtacaagtggagggtacagattggctccaggttaagtgtaaggcagagataggttaacttacagtaaacaccttaaggatcccacccagggggggtggccagagtcagccccctgggccgtgcccaccccagaggagggcagattccaccccctgacagctgtgcgtgggttgctcatagtcacaggttcaggcccctgggagcctcaaggctccaaggacacttctcatcacagggtctgatgtttacctttcatgctccgctgcgggaggaagcttcccacatgTGCCGTCACTTCCGGCTGGCAGGCGATGCTCTGGGCTCTCCTCTCGCTGGTCAAAGCCGCTCTAGGCCTCCGAGCTCCTCCAGGCGCCACTGTGAGCGGCTCTGGGCCAAAGCAAtgactgtgctcagctgcagggatggatttgcctgcactcaagctgctgctgccagagcccctcCGTGTcaatctgtgctgctgttgggttctgcagctctctccagcaagcatggcatgagctgaaggagcagcaggagcagcatggccgttccccaggcagcaggagggttcagcccagcaccagctcatgcgggaggagcagatgctgaggaacaTCCCCCACGAGACgcaggtggccaaagaggctgggtcaggtaaggctttgtgtggagtttgtgctccttctggcagtcagtTGCACAGGTTCTGAGGAGTAGAAGCATGGAGTGGTtgctgttggagaagagcttccaaatcatccagggcagcccttaaggcagcactgccaggtcacccctaaagcatgtccctgagcagcacagctgtaggactttgcctccctccaggtagctgcagccagcagtgaggtcactgatcagactctgtgctcagagcagagctgctgcagccctctcagcatcttggtagcctcctctgcactggctccaacacttccatgtccttcttgtgctgggggctccagaactgcccccaggactgcagatggggtgtgaggagagcagaggcaaggggcagaatcccctcccttgccctgctgcccacactgctcttgctggagcccagcacagggttgctgtctgggctgcactcgcactgcaggctcctcttgagctttgcatcagcccagacccccagggcctgttcctcagggctgctctcagccgttccccatccagcctggagttgtgcttgggattgtgcccacccaggtgcaggaccttgcactcggCCTtgatgaatgccatgaggttggcctgggcgcacctctgcagcctgcccagtttGTAACTGGGGCTGTAAAGAATGGTTATGCAttgcctgtgcttctgatttCAGGAGAGTCCCATTTCATTCTTGATGCTTTCTTTAAGAGAGGCATACAACTGAGCtccctcagagaagcagcatgaagtgcatgaaggatgctggctgcactcagtaCAGACAAGGCACATGGGAGTAGGTTAACAAGATGCTTGACATTTGCCCTTAATGGTCATTGTCTTCAAATGCATCATTCGGGAGTTAAGTTGCTTGGCATTTGCAGTTGACTACTTCTTCTCTGGCCTTTGgagtgaaggaagggaaaaaccagaGTTGAACACGTCAGCTCTGTAAGTTTTCTCTGGGTGATCAAAGCATGCACAACATCCTGTGCTTGTGCTCTGGAAGACTGTAGGAGCTTCCCGGGGACTCAGGGAGCACAAGTTCTGGATTTCTGTGGGCTGTCTCTAGATGAACACCTGAATGCAGTGAATCTCATTTGAAGTTCAAGTGATGTGATTGATCTGGTGCTTTATAGGTGCCAAAAAGGAGAGCTTCTTCACCTGCTTCTCCGGTGCAAgctcttctgtctgtctgctgagatgtttctgcctgtttctctggcagagaagtgtttgctttttgggctGGGTAAGTaggagatttgttttgttgatttgatttgttttgtcGCTGAATACTTGGTGCAGCTGGCCTCAGATGCTGTTTCTTCACAAAGGACACACTACTGTGTGATTGGTGGGCATAGAAGCAGTAATTGCTGACTGAAGCACGCTTGTGAACTTGGCTGTAAATTCATGAACAGGCATTACagtgtttctgtctctgcaagccaaagtactctcatgctgaagaacttcttcctcagatccactctgagcagccctgctctccctcagcttcaaaccattccccttgccctgtctttagacacccttatggaaaaagtccctctgcagccttcctgctgcaggttcccttcaggtactgggaggtagctttaaagtctccctggagtcttgtccccttcaggctgagcagccccagctccctcagcctatcctcttagaagtgctccagcccttggctcatcctcgtggtcctgctctgaactggttccagcagttttttgttcttcagctggactgtggccatgtggaatgttttgggttgtgcttttgcctttgcatgCTGAAAGACTTCCTGTGTTACCTTAGTAGTACGTTTCATGTGCAAGATTCCTGTCTGtgatctcttgctgctggggaagtcatGAGCTACCTGTGGGGGTGTGAAATGCAATAAGCTTCGATCGCGTTGCCTGCACGGATGTGAGGGGACAAAGTACTGCTGAGAAGCTTTTCTGTaccattctcttcccccttcccctgttGCCTTTAagggaacacacacagggagaAGCTCACTGAGCGCCCTCTGACATGCTGTAggaattctttgctttgcagtgttttacacTGTGGCTCTTCAAACCTGTAACCCATCTGCTTTCCATTGCCAGCGAGCTGA from Pogoniulus pusillus isolate bPogPus1 unplaced genomic scaffold, bPogPus1.pri scaffold_77_arrow_ctg1, whole genome shotgun sequence carries:
- the LOC135174557 gene encoding uncharacterized protein LOC135174557; translation: MKGRGDYRQPGRFPPPLGRGDYRPPGRFPPTARPRRLPPARPLPPTARPRRLPPPGRFPPTASQQRFSNRCRQLHTLLRSRQRPSSQRRLSRTSQCSRCRLSRTSQCSRCRWLRTLRYTLRCLKTFPMFLPFQCNHQHPRCQRHQFPKAFLPSLPFRCSCLPPPLPAPPPYSGPFSPLPASATISPRPAQTPFATFRPAPPAAAGPSWTSATEAGPSSQAREPPPVINSDASDSSQSDADDTIDNVADDLQKLRIMPSGNAQPLAAPQATEITGKTLQLTPVGPQHRWRAVIRDALLQGDWEAAAALEGAAAFPVVAARTADGQPGATHTALDWKLLMQLKTAVSSHGLHSQPTKQLLNYIFSAYVLCPADCETVARLILTPSQFMLWERAWRDECRKVVEQPRQLGDPLLNVQADILLGKGAFSSLDAQIRHPFEWHHASMTTARTAFNMVPTEPKAPSYTAVKQGLSEDYNHFIDRLAAAVEAATELDAATRQAFFRTLAFENANNKTKQLLSILPREASVDDMLERVARMPTNQQQTFVATQMDQVLDKHTQLVMAALRSADAGNRGRRYNNPRNPCFRCGLTGHPRDNCPQAAVWCDHCQLDSHATAACKRSGNYQRSAAGSRARTQVAAPVMLSAQQPPAASGWILQQQ